One window of Theropithecus gelada isolate Dixy chromosome 4, Tgel_1.0, whole genome shotgun sequence genomic DNA carries:
- the LOC112623857 gene encoding uncharacterized protein LOC112623857, whose product MTNWLGLRVLGRGGKGSNLRDPQAKTGLTPLPHFPNCGAPSIARPKPWDDPRSQPSGLQTPIPVWRRRHQAEHLFDFAYSPLRLGVESCGVGGSGLESRDGPLCLKGREKGLRLEQNRFASPNGGRRGGSQRLKKISWEACTTSIPGSKCGCPQHVNLSHTDAAGRDVPML is encoded by the coding sequence ATGACCAACTGGCTAGGTCTGAGGGTGCTTGGAAGGGGGGGAAAAGGATCCAATCTACGAGACCCTCAAGCGAAGACCGGCCTGACCCCACTTCCGCACTTCCCAAATTGCGGGGCCCCTTCGATTGCGAGACCAAAACCTTGGGATGATCCCAGGAGCCAGCCCAGCGGCCTGCAGACCCCGATCCCCGTGTGGAGGCGTCGGCACCAGGCGGAGCACCTCTTCGACTTCGCCTACAGCCCGTTGCGTTTAGGGGTGGAGAGTTGCGGGGTTGGGGGGAGTGGGCTGGAGAGCAGGGACGGCCCGCTTTGTctaaaaggcagagagaaggggCTTAGGTTGGAACAGAATCGGTTTGCGTCTCCCAACGGGGGAAGAAGGGGGGGCTCCCAGCGGCTAAAGAAAATCAGTTGGGAAGCCTGTACCACAAGTATTCCTGGAAGCAAGTGTGGGTGCCCTCAGCATGTTAACTTATCGCACACTGATGCTGCTGGAAGGGACGTCCCCATGCTTTAG
- the FOXF2 gene encoding forkhead box protein F2 isoform X1, with protein MTTEGGPPPAPLRRACSPVPGALQAALMSPPPAAAAAAALETTSSSSSSSSSASCASSSSSSNSAGAPSAACKSAGGGGGAGAGSGGAKKASSGLRRPEKPPYSYIALIVMAIQSSPSKRLTLSEIYQFLQARFPFFRGAYQGWKNSVRHNLSLNECFIKLPKGLGRPGKGHYWTIDPASEFMFEEGSFRRRPRGFRRKCQALKPMYHRVVSGLGFGASLLPQGFDFQAPPSAPLGCHSQGGYGGLDMMPAGYDAGAGAPSHAHPHHHHHHHHVPHMSPNPGSTYMASCPVPAGPGGVGAAGAGGGGGGGDYGPDSSSSPVPSSPAMASAIECHSPYTSPAAHWSSPGASPYLKQPPALTPSSNPAASAGLHSSMSSYSLEQSYLHQNAREDLSVGLPRYQHHSTPVCDRKDFVLNFNGISSFHPSASGSYYHHHHQSVCQDIKPCVM; from the exons ATGACCACCGAGGGCGGGCCGCCGCCGGCCCCGCTCCGCCGTGCGTGCAGCCCGGTCCCAGGCGCGCTCCAGGCCGCCCTGATgagcccgccgcccgccgccgccgccgccgccgccctggagaccacctcctcctcctcgtcgTCGTCGTCCTCCGCCTCCTGCGCCTCGTCCTCGTCCTCCTCCAATTCGGCCGGCGCCCCCTCGGCTGCCTGCAAgagcgcgggcggcggcggcggcgcgggcgcCGGGAGCGGGGGCGCCAAGAAGGCGAGCTCGGGGCTGCGGCGGCCCGAGAAGCCGCCCTACTCGTACATCGCGCTCATCGTCATGGCCATCCAGAGCTCCCCCAGCAAGCGCCTGACGCTCAGCGAGATCTACCAGTTCCTGCAGGCGCGCTTCCCCTTCTTCCGCGGCGCCTACCAGGGCTGGAAGAACTCCGTGCGCCACAACCTCTCGCTCAACGAGTGCTTCATCAAGCTGCCCAAGGGCCTCGGGCGGCCCGGCAAGGGCCACTACTGGACCATCGACCCGGCCAGCGAGTTCATGTTCGAGGAGGGCTCGTTCCGCCGCCGGCCGCGAGGCTTCAGGCGGAAGTGCCAGGCGCTCAAGCCCATGTACCACCGCGTGGTGAGCGGCTTGGGCTTCGGGGCCTCGCTGCTGCCCCAGGGCTTCGACTTCCAGGCGCCCCCGTCGGCGCCGCTCGGCTGCCACAGCCAGGGCGGCTACGGCGGCCTCGACATGATGCCCGCGGGCTACGACGCCGGCGCCGGCGCCCCGAGCCACGCGcaccctcaccaccaccaccaccaccaccacgtcCCGCACATGTCGCCCAACCCGGGTTCCACCTACATGGCCAGCTGCCCGGTGCCCGCGGGACCCGGGGGCGTCGGTGCGGCCGgggccggcggcggcggcggcggcggcgactaCGGGCcggacagcagcagcagcccggTGCCCTCGTCCCCGGCCATGGCGAGCGCCATCGAATGCCACTCGCCCTACACGAGCCCTGCGGCGCACTGGAGCTCGCCTGGCGCCTCGCCTTACCTCAAGCAGCCGCCTGCCCTGACGCCGAGCAGCAACCCCGCAGCCTCCGCAGGCCTGCACTCCAGCATGTCCTCCTACTCGCTGGAGCAGAGCTACTTGCACCAGAACGCCCGCGAGGACCTCTCAG tgGGACTGCCCCGTTACCAGCATCACTCTACTCCAGTGTGTGACAGAAAAGATTTTGTCCTCAACTTCAATGGGatttcttccttccatccctcAGCTAGCGGGTCgtattatcaccatcaccaccagagCGTCTGTCAGGATATTAAGCCCTGCGTCATGTGA
- the FOXF2 gene encoding forkhead box protein F2 isoform X2: MTTEGGPPPAPLRRACSPVPGALQAALMSPPPAAAAAAALETTSSSSSSSSSASCASSSSSSNSAGAPSAACKSAGGGGGAGAGSGGAKKASSGLRRPEKPPYSYIALIVMAIQSSPSKRLTLSEIYQFLQARFPFFRGAYQGWKNSVRHNLSLNECFIKLPKGLGRPGKGHYWTIDPASEFMFEEGSFRRRPRGFRRKCQALKPMYHRVVSGLGFGASLLPQGFDFQAPPSAPLGCHSQGGYGGLDMMPAGYDAGAGAPSHAHPHHHHHHHHVPHMSPNPGSTYMASCPVPAGPGGVGAAGAGGGGGGGDYGPDSSSSPVPSSPAMASAIECHSPYTSPAAHWSSPGASPYLKQPPALTPSSNPAASAGLHSSMSSYSLEQSYLHQNAREDLSASGSYYHHHHQSVCQDIKPCVM, encoded by the exons ATGACCACCGAGGGCGGGCCGCCGCCGGCCCCGCTCCGCCGTGCGTGCAGCCCGGTCCCAGGCGCGCTCCAGGCCGCCCTGATgagcccgccgcccgccgccgccgccgccgccgccctggagaccacctcctcctcctcgtcgTCGTCGTCCTCCGCCTCCTGCGCCTCGTCCTCGTCCTCCTCCAATTCGGCCGGCGCCCCCTCGGCTGCCTGCAAgagcgcgggcggcggcggcggcgcgggcgcCGGGAGCGGGGGCGCCAAGAAGGCGAGCTCGGGGCTGCGGCGGCCCGAGAAGCCGCCCTACTCGTACATCGCGCTCATCGTCATGGCCATCCAGAGCTCCCCCAGCAAGCGCCTGACGCTCAGCGAGATCTACCAGTTCCTGCAGGCGCGCTTCCCCTTCTTCCGCGGCGCCTACCAGGGCTGGAAGAACTCCGTGCGCCACAACCTCTCGCTCAACGAGTGCTTCATCAAGCTGCCCAAGGGCCTCGGGCGGCCCGGCAAGGGCCACTACTGGACCATCGACCCGGCCAGCGAGTTCATGTTCGAGGAGGGCTCGTTCCGCCGCCGGCCGCGAGGCTTCAGGCGGAAGTGCCAGGCGCTCAAGCCCATGTACCACCGCGTGGTGAGCGGCTTGGGCTTCGGGGCCTCGCTGCTGCCCCAGGGCTTCGACTTCCAGGCGCCCCCGTCGGCGCCGCTCGGCTGCCACAGCCAGGGCGGCTACGGCGGCCTCGACATGATGCCCGCGGGCTACGACGCCGGCGCCGGCGCCCCGAGCCACGCGcaccctcaccaccaccaccaccaccaccacgtcCCGCACATGTCGCCCAACCCGGGTTCCACCTACATGGCCAGCTGCCCGGTGCCCGCGGGACCCGGGGGCGTCGGTGCGGCCGgggccggcggcggcggcggcggcggcgactaCGGGCcggacagcagcagcagcccggTGCCCTCGTCCCCGGCCATGGCGAGCGCCATCGAATGCCACTCGCCCTACACGAGCCCTGCGGCGCACTGGAGCTCGCCTGGCGCCTCGCCTTACCTCAAGCAGCCGCCTGCCCTGACGCCGAGCAGCAACCCCGCAGCCTCCGCAGGCCTGCACTCCAGCATGTCCTCCTACTCGCTGGAGCAGAGCTACTTGCACCAGAACGCCCGCGAGGACCTCTCAG CTAGCGGGTCgtattatcaccatcaccaccagagCGTCTGTCAGGATATTAAGCCCTGCGTCATGTGA